The nucleotide sequence GAACGCTTCGTTGGAGAGAGCCGAGCGGAACGCCTCGTTCGACAGCGCCTTCACGAACGCCTCGTTCGACAGGGCCGAGCGGAAGGCTTCGTTCGACATCGCAGAGCGGAAGGCCTCGTTGTCCATCGCCCGCACGAACGCCTCGTTGGAGAGAGCCGAGCGGAAGGCCTCGTTGTTCATCGCCTGCTTGAAGGCTTCGTTGTTCATCGCCGCACGGAACGCCTCGTTCGACATCGCCGAGCGGAACGCCTCGTTGGACATCGCCTGCTGGAACGCCTCGTTGTTCAGCGCCCTCACCATGGCTTCGTTCGACATCGCCGAGCGGAACGCCTCGTTCGACATCGCGCGCACGAACGCTTCGCTCGACATCGCCCGCACGAACGCCTCGTTCGACAGGGCCGAGCGGAACGCCTCGTTCGACAGCGCCGAGCGGAAGGCCTCGTTCGACATCGCCCGCACGAACGCCTCGTTGGAGAGGGCCGAGCGGAAGGCCTCATTCGACAGCGCCGAGCGGAAGGCTTCGTTCGACAGGGCCGAACGGAAGGCCTCGTTCGACAGCGCCTGCTGGAACGCCTGGTTCGAGAGGACGTTCCGGAGCTGGGGGTCCTTGACGATCTTGTCGTAGACGTCCGTCTGCATGAAAGCCTGGAGGTCCGGGTTGTCGAGAGCGACATCGGCCCTGGTGATCTGGCCGGACTGGTGACGCACCGCGGCGCCGACCGTCCCCTGGGCGCCCTCCTCGTTGGGCGGGAAGCCGTTGATCGCAAAGTAGCCGATCGCTCCGACTGCGACGATAGCGACACCCGACAGCACGACTTTCTTGTTCATCGCCTTCCTCTTCCTGAGCAGCCGTACGGGCTTGCTCCCGCCAGTTGAGATGTCAGATCAATTACACCAGAGACGGAAGAAAGTTGGTGACGCGTCCCGGGGGCTCGTCATCGAGGTCGTTCCCGGCCGATGGAGAGGTCCCACGCCTCTCCGTCACCCAGCCGCAGCCGCAGGGTGCGTCCCACCGGATCGCCGATGCCGAACGAAACCTCGTACCGGCGCCGGCCGACCGGGTGGGAAAAGCGCACCCGGCCCGATGCCATCACCACGTCTCCGCCCGAGGGTCCGTCCTGCGAGAAAGTAAGCGGAGAGAGGCTCGAGCCGTCGAGGTCGAGGGTCACGTCGAAGGGACGCGTCGCCTCGAGCTCGAGGTCGAGGACGAGGAGCCCCTCCTCGATTCGCGTAACCGCCTCTCCTGTAATCCCTTCGCGGGTGATTGAACGCCGGTCGAGGGTCCCGGCCGCCATCCGGTCGTGGGAGAGCGCCGTGCCCGACACCGCCGCCCGCTCCGACCGCGAGAGGACGGTTTCCGACGGGAGGAAGCCTCCCAGGAAGACTCCGAGAACCAAGGTGCAGGCGCACGCCGCGAGGGGCGCCGGGCTGAGGAGGGAACGAAGCACCTCGATCCAGCCGAGCCGGGGCTCCTTCTCCGGCTTCCGGTGCCGCACCGCGGACATCACGCCATCGACAAAGCCGGGCGGCGGGACGAGACGCTCCGCCCGTCCCAGCGTCTCCGAGACGCGCCGCAGGGAGCCGAGCCGGTCGTCGAGATCGGGATGCGCGGCGAGCAGGACTCGCAGGCGGGCCGCATCGGCGGCGGAGTTGATGCCGTCGATCTCGCCCTGGATCAGGTCGTCGTGCGCCGGTCGGCTCATCGGGCACCCCGGGCATCCAGGATCTCCGCGAGCCGCTGGCGGGCCGTGTAGAGCCTCGACTTCACGGTCTTCTCCGGAATCGCGAGCGCGACGCTCATCTCGCCGTACGAGAGCTCGGCGAAGTGCCGGAGGACGACGACCTCGCGCGAGTCGACCGGCAGGGCCATGAGGGCGTCCCGAACGGCCCGGCCACGCTCCCGCGACTCCAGGTCGTCCTGGGGGCCGCCGGGCGCCGCGACGGCCCACGCCGGCTCGAGGGACTGGCACGGTCGGTTCCGCTTGAGAAAGTTCAGCGTGTCGTTGACGAGGATGCGGTAGATCCAGCTGAAGAACTGGTAGCCGGGGTCGTAGGTCCCGAGCTTTTCGTACGCCTTCACGAAAGCTCCCTGCGCCAGGTCGCGGGCGTCCTCGCGGTCGTGGACCATCCGGTAGGCGACGTTGTAGAGAACCCGCTGGTATCTCGCGACCAGAGGGCGGAACGCCTCCGCGTCGCCCTGCAGGCACCGTCGCACCAGGTCGGCGTCGTTCTCATCCTGGCTCAATTACAGCAACGTCCCCGAAAAGTTGGTCGGGAAGCGCTCCCGACGTTCAGGCCTGCGCCACCGGGCTACCCGGTGGCGCCCTCGGTCTCGAGCATGTAGATCTGCCAGAGGTGCCGGCTCGAGGTCTGGAGCATCGGTTGCAGGGCCAGCCGGCCCGTCGGTCCGATCGTGCGCTCGAGGTAGCGCAGCTCCTGCAGGTTCGCCCTGACGTCCTCGCCAACCTCGATCGGGAGCCCTGCTTCCCGCGCCATCAGGATCCCCTTCGCACGGATCGAGAGCTCCAGGTGGACGCGCAGCAGGCACATCATGTCGGCCACGACCGGGCCCTCGAAGCGCGACTTCAGCGAGAGGAGGTACCGGCCGACGCGCGTCTGGGAGACGTCCTGTCCGAGCGTGGTCTGGAGCAGGTCCACCTCCGAGTCGAATCCTGCGGCGAGCCATTCCCGCGTGCCCCTCTCGCTCCTCGAGAAGACGGCGACGAGGAGAACCGGCAGCGTCACGAACAGAAGCAGCGTCGCCAGGACGGGGGGCAGGATGAAGTGGTTGTAGAGGGAGTGGATCGCGACGGCCACGGCGAGCCCGGGGAGCACGACGGCGATACCGGCGCGCGGATGGCGGTCCTCGAGTCCTTTCGCCACGACCGCGAGGATCGACGTCGTCGCGCCGTGCAGCACGGCGGT is from Holophagales bacterium and encodes:
- a CDS encoding sigma-70 family RNA polymerase sigma factor; the encoded protein is MSQDENDADLVRRCLQGDAEAFRPLVARYQRVLYNVAYRMVHDREDARDLAQGAFVKAYEKLGTYDPGYQFFSWIYRILVNDTLNFLKRNRPCQSLEPAWAVAAPGGPQDDLESRERGRAVRDALMALPVDSREVVVLRHFAELSYGEMSVALAIPEKTVKSRLYTARQRLAEILDARGAR
- a CDS encoding PrsW family intramembrane metalloprotease translates to MLNAALALVPVSVFLGGLVLLDSFKLVPLQAVLRLILAGAFAAFVAARLHGGLLDGEFVSGVTLSRYVAPVTEELLKALPLLYLLARRRVGFLVDAAILGFAVGTGFALVENVEYLRALGQGSVFLWIVRGFGTAVLHGATTSILAVVAKGLEDRHPRAGIAVVLPGLAVAVAIHSLYNHFILPPVLATLLLFVTLPVLLVAVFSRSERGTREWLAAGFDSEVDLLQTTLGQDVSQTRVGRYLLSLKSRFEGPVVADMMCLLRVHLELSIRAKGILMAREAGLPIEVGEDVRANLQELRYLERTIGPTGRLALQPMLQTSSRHLWQIYMLETEGATG